Within Limanda limanda chromosome 17, fLimLim1.1, whole genome shotgun sequence, the genomic segment caaccacacacaacaccaGGATCCTTAGATGAGTCGATTCGTTTCTAACAAATCTACGTCGTGTGGAAGAAGCCCTGGAGCTTTCACATCAcagggagtgtgtgagtgtgagagagaaagagagagagaatgttaTTCCTGTCGTTTCCTGGGCTCCATTAATTGCTGCACTATCACTTCTAGAGAGAGACTCAGAGCTTAGCTGTGTTTCTGGTCTCAGACCCGAAGCGGATTAGGAGAGTTGACCatttcattattgattttttttcacctACGTGTAAAAGAGCCTGGATGTCATCTTTTGGCTGACtgtactttttaattatttacacaAGTAAAGAGCTTTTACTGGCTTTGTCTCCCATTcgcctcttcctccctctgtccatctTCACCACGCTCGCACATTCCCTCCGTCCGGGTCTCGCTCTGTGACGTAGGAGCTGCACACCTCCAGCTAAAAATACACAGGTGCCATCGCAAAGGTGATTATAAAGTAGACATTGAAGTTTTAatgcttttctttatttgatgcTCTATAGAATAAAAGATGGAgaacattgttattatttaatgaCCTTGTCTACTTCCTGGTTTCCTGTTGGATAAGATTTAAGCTCTTTTCAGACACGAACTTTAGAAAATGTAGTATTTTGTTTGGGTGAAGTTACAGTTTCTGTCGATTCCTGAATGTTTTCAAGTGGATAATGACTCGTTAGGTGAGTTTCAAAACTTGTTTGAAACTTTGTTCGTACAGGTTAACGTACTTATTAAGTTTACATCAACAtccaggcggggggggggggtgggctggGTAGAGCAGGATAGGACATAAGATGATTGTTCCCAGCACATCTGCACCGGCGTCGACTTAGAGATATTCGTATTCTTCTTGTTTCTTCGTTTGTTTTCCAGTTTTGCGCTTGTTGAATGTTGCATGTTGAATGAAGcctcatcaacccccccccctctctctctctcactaagAACACTTTAATTTGCTGCAGTCGAATCCAGTAAATCTCTGGATCAACTAACACGGCCTTCAGTTGGTGGATAATTTTAACTTATTAGATCTAATCTTTTCTCTTTAATTCAAACGCGTCAGTCAACAGGAAATccacctttttatttttaggttGACACTGCTATTACgggtccgccccccccccctctctcccccccctctctccacaGACCTTCAGTTAGTGTAACATGCTCAGaggagtgtgtctgtgggtgtgtgtgattgtgggtGTTAACTTAGTCAAAGGTGTACGTTGCCTCTTGCTCAATTCCTGCTGGGCTTGACCTCTTCATTaaactgataataataaaatgaaatatggaGTCACAGCCCCTCATTGACACAACTGAGTTATATTCCAATAATATATATAGTTCTAGAAAACTACTCATTGTTCCATTTCCACATGTTTCTATTCACttgaatgtgtatttgttattttacctaagatgatgataatgactctgcagcctctgtggTTTGAGCCAcgtcacctctgacctctcacctctcacctgtGGTGTTTCCTCCTTCAGGTGGTTCTTCGGGAAGATTCCTCGAGCCAAAGCAGAGGAGATGCTCAACAAACAGAGGCACGACGGCGCCTTCCTCatcagagagagcgagagtgcACCGGgggacttctctctctccgtgaaGTAAGCGTGATTCACACTCGCCCTGTTCTCTATAAATAAGATTCACCGTTATTCCTCGTATACCAGAGGGGCGTTTCCTCAGTGCTGCTCAGGTTAATACGTTTCCATACTTGGTGCTTCTGAGTCACAGCCACTTCCCCCTTCCTCGGGGAGCCTCggtgctgccccctggtggccagtGTCAGGCAGTTATCACTCTATGAGTTGGGGATCAGCCACGTGCAGAGATCACATCCTCTAATTTTAACACGTCTCCATTCTGAGATCCACAAACACATCATCAGGTCACAGCAGGTTTCATGTGAAGGATCTGAATTACACGTCTACATTTCTCAACATCTGTCTCTTCTAAATACCAAtggaaatcccccccccccgctcatggttttcctctcctcttccgcAGGTTTGGAAACGACGTCCAGCACTTCAAGGTCCTGCGTGACGGAGCTGGAAAGTACTTCCTGTGGGTGGTGAAGTTCAACTCCCTCAACGAGCTGGTGGACTATCACCGCTCCACCTCCGTCTCCCGCAATCAGCAAATCTTCCTGCGAGACATCGAGCAGGTCCCCCAGGTAAGAGAAGATGAGCAGAGTCATTACAGAATGATAAACTGTGACTCAGCAGAACGTAGACGTGGTAGTTTCCATCCGCTCCCCCTCGTCTTCATCGGCTGTGGGGGAGTGAAGCTCTCGATGCTGCAGCAGCTTGTTGGTTTTCAGCCTCACCACATAATTCTATTGTGTTAATGTTGTTGGTTGAAGTGCAAGTCTCTCATTACACTGAGTGCCGCTCCCCACAATGGATTCCGTCATAAATTGGACGAAGAGAAAATGATCAGAGAGAACCATTAAACGTCTGATTTGTTCAGAACGGATTCACCAGATGGATTCAACaggttttcaaatgaaacattTTGACTGTGATGCTGTTGAAGCTTCAAATAAACAATGACAGAATGTATGAGACACATGAATCAGCAGCTGCTCGTCTAGAGTTTCATGTCTCATTTAATTTTTCATGTTAAAGAGAGTGAGGGGAAACTAATCCTGGCTCCGCCCCCTTAATTGAATCCACTACACAACTGAATGTGTTCTTACACCACCTGTACTCCaccccatagatatatatataaggctagatgtatCGGCCATTGGAGTCGAaggtccgcacatggcggccatcttgctactgGCAGCTCgcccacccataacattgtgatCTAGTGGTACggtctttttaaataaccataacttactcaattttcaaccgattcttaaacggtttggtttgttataaacgtcagagatgtagtgatgacactgcatacttatgaataattatattattttcaaaaaaattgaattactatgcagtgtcataactacatctctgaagtttataacaaaccaaaccgtttaagaatcggttgaaaattgagcacgttatggttatttaaaaagtacgtaccagtacaacacaatgttatgggtgggcgagccgcctgtagcaagatggccgccatgtgcggacgttcgactccgttggccggcaacacagacgagacatctagtcttatatatatatctatgctccACCCTTCCTCCAAGATTTAATAGAATCAGCTCAGtcgtttttgtgtatttctgctATACTGCTTCAGtgttttaactttgcagaacttttactcTCGCTAAAAACCTATTGATGAATCAATTGTGAATGTCTcttgagttgttgttgttgaatgtgTTGTTTGAATCCTGATTCGTATCATGACTTGCCCGACCGGCTCTacagcctctcctctctcctctctcctcctcctcacagcatCCCACGTACGTGCAGGCGCTCTTCGACTTCGACCCCCAGGAGGAAGGCGAGCTGGGCTTCCGGCGTGGCGACTTCATCCAAGTCCTGGACAACTCCGACCCCAACTGGTGGAAAGGAGGCTGCCACGGCAACACGGGCATGTTCCCCCGCAACTACGTCACGCCTGTCAATCGGAACATGTAAACAGTCCGAccatgtaaacaacaacaacaacaacaacatcaacacggcaaccatcaccaccaccttcatcatcatcatcgttcTTCATCAGCCATCCCATCCCCCCcaaccacccctccatccctctcggCCATTCCACGATATCGGGAGCAGACAGGAAGAGCGAATagctgaaagagagagatattAAACGGGAGTAGAGCTGCCGTGGGCGTCGCTGTGTGGGCGGCAGCGGAGCAAAATCAACTTTTACTTGTGCTGAGAATGTCCCCGTCCCCCCCGCCCCAGCGAGCGCCGCCGCGGCGAGGATCGAACCGTCGCCGAGGGAAATCGAGATGCGGAGAAACTAAAGAGTAGTTGCACCAACCATGAAGAAAACCAAACGATTCCACCGCTCCGACCACGGCT encodes:
- the grb2b gene encoding growth factor receptor-bound protein 2b isoform X2 — its product is MEAIAKYDFKATAEDELSFKRGEVLKVLNEECDQNWYKAELNGKDGFIPKNYIEMKAHPSCTPPAKNTQVPSQRWFFGKIPRAKAEEMLNKQRHDGAFLIRESESAPGDFSLSVKFGNDVQHFKVLRDGAGKYFLWVVKFNSLNELVDYHRSTSVSRNQQIFLRDIEQVPQHPTYVQALFDFDPQEEGELGFRRGDFIQVLDNSDPNWWKGGCHGNTGMFPRNYVTPVNRNM
- the grb2b gene encoding growth factor receptor-bound protein 2b isoform X3, producing the protein MEAIAKYDFKATAEDELSFKRGEVLKVLNEECDQNWYKAELNGKDGFIPKNYIEMKAHPWFFGKIPRAKAEEMLNKQRHDGAFLIRESESAPGDFSLSVKFGNDVQHFKVLRDGAGKYFLWVVKFNSLNELVDYHRSTSVSRNQQIFLRDIEQVPQPLLSPLSSSSQHPTYVQALFDFDPQEEGELGFRRGDFIQVLDNSDPNWWKGGCHGNTGMFPRNYVTPVNRNM
- the grb2b gene encoding growth factor receptor-bound protein 2b isoform X1 is translated as MEAIAKYDFKATAEDELSFKRGEVLKVLNEECDQNWYKAELNGKDGFIPKNYIEMKAHPSCTPPAKNTQVPSQRWFFGKIPRAKAEEMLNKQRHDGAFLIRESESAPGDFSLSVKFGNDVQHFKVLRDGAGKYFLWVVKFNSLNELVDYHRSTSVSRNQQIFLRDIEQVPQPLLSPLSSSSQHPTYVQALFDFDPQEEGELGFRRGDFIQVLDNSDPNWWKGGCHGNTGMFPRNYVTPVNRNM
- the grb2b gene encoding growth factor receptor-bound protein 2b isoform X4, producing MEAIAKYDFKATAEDELSFKRGEVLKVLNEECDQNWYKAELNGKDGFIPKNYIEMKAHPWFFGKIPRAKAEEMLNKQRHDGAFLIRESESAPGDFSLSVKFGNDVQHFKVLRDGAGKYFLWVVKFNSLNELVDYHRSTSVSRNQQIFLRDIEQVPQHPTYVQALFDFDPQEEGELGFRRGDFIQVLDNSDPNWWKGGCHGNTGMFPRNYVTPVNRNM